The Spirosoma foliorum genome has a window encoding:
- a CDS encoding Crp/Fnr family transcriptional regulator yields the protein MLENQTETEIDLLRTVLGSAGMKPDVFDLSLPYWQSKQYKKGEFYNEYRNVCKHLGFVINGVFRIYRVNNDTGEEKNMLFFTNHQFVASYKSFLAQTACDYYTEAMVDSHILYIHIDHLNELYGQSHQWERFGRIVAETAFHEVMTNTEGFLFKTPEDRYREMMAKHPTILDSVPLYHIASYLGIQGPSLSRIRKRMVGK from the coding sequence ATGTTAGAGAACCAAACAGAAACAGAGATCGATTTATTACGAACGGTTTTAGGCTCTGCCGGTATGAAACCGGACGTATTTGACCTGTCATTACCGTACTGGCAATCAAAGCAGTATAAAAAAGGTGAGTTTTATAATGAATATAGAAATGTTTGTAAGCACCTTGGATTTGTGATAAACGGGGTATTTAGGATATATCGGGTAAATAATGACACGGGTGAAGAAAAGAACATGCTATTCTTTACTAATCACCAGTTTGTAGCCTCCTATAAAAGTTTTTTAGCCCAAACCGCCTGCGACTATTATACGGAGGCTATGGTTGATTCGCATATATTATATATACATATTGATCATCTGAATGAACTGTATGGACAATCGCACCAGTGGGAACGGTTTGGAAGGATTGTTGCCGAAACTGCTTTTCATGAAGTAATGACTAATACCGAAGGTTTTTTATTTAAAACCCCGGAAGACCGTTACCGGGAAATGATGGCGAAACATCCAACTATTCTGGATTCGGTACCTCTGTATCATATTGCCTCTTACCTGGGTATCCAGGGGCCATCCTTGAGCCGGATTCGTAAACGAATGGTGGGAAAGTAA
- a CDS encoding alpha/beta fold hydrolase has product MSLTHETAPTTFIDVKGAKFAYRSFGQQAGIPIVFLQHFTGTLDNWDPALTNELAKTHPIILFDNKGVGSSEGETPTTVSEMADDAYAFIKALGLEKVYLLGFSLGGFIAQNLAEGYPDLVSKVILAGTGPKGSEGITDIVNVVTAGMSDGPAKVLRNIFFTKTANGVEAGEQFLERLQVRKENRDTPTTGATVNAQATAIITYGYEKDPEYQQLRHIKQPVLIVNGTNDLIVPSINSFTLSQYLINSKLILWSDSGHGALFQYSQDLAKEVNSFLALA; this is encoded by the coding sequence ATGTCACTTACTCACGAAACAGCTCCAACTACCTTTATCGACGTAAAAGGTGCAAAATTCGCTTATCGTTCATTTGGACAGCAAGCAGGCATACCCATTGTCTTCCTGCAACACTTTACTGGTACGTTAGATAATTGGGATCCGGCCCTAACCAATGAATTGGCCAAAACACACCCGATCATCTTATTTGATAACAAGGGGGTCGGTAGCAGCGAAGGCGAAACGCCCACTACAGTAAGCGAAATGGCCGATGATGCTTATGCGTTCATTAAGGCATTAGGTCTGGAAAAAGTATATCTACTTGGCTTTTCACTAGGCGGCTTTATTGCACAAAACCTGGCCGAAGGCTATCCTGACTTGGTAAGCAAAGTAATTCTGGCAGGTACCGGCCCAAAAGGCAGTGAAGGGATAACCGACATTGTGAACGTAGTAACCGCCGGTATGTCGGATGGTCCTGCCAAAGTGCTGCGAAATATATTTTTCACAAAAACAGCGAACGGCGTAGAAGCGGGCGAACAATTCTTGGAACGTCTGCAAGTAAGAAAAGAGAACCGCGATACGCCTACGACCGGAGCAACGGTAAATGCACAGGCAACAGCCATCATTACCTACGGGTATGAAAAAGATCCGGAATACCAGCAGCTGCGCCATATTAAACAGCCTGTTTTGATTGTAAACGGCACCAATGATTTGATTGTGCCTTCTATCAATTCATTCACGCTCTCCCAGTACCTGATCAACTCAAAACTCATTCTATGGAGTGATTCAGGTCATGGTGCACTTTTCCAATATAGCCAGGACTTGGCTAAAGAAGTTAATTCTTTTTTAGCCCTAGCCTAA
- a CDS encoding alpha/beta fold hydrolase, translating to MHKLILLLLSVATATLMFTSCSKKNDDVKPVAKNYVLVHGAWQAPYVWDAVKVSLINEGNNVTVVELPGHGSDQTVPSTLTLTSYRDKVINAMSGINGKVILVGHSLGGMIISAVAEQNPSKIEKLVYLAAYLPSSGQSLLSLAGTDAGSALGDSVNHVAILSQNANGTLDVLHDQITNVFIQDGSAQVQTLVLQNYRPEPAIPFTNPVTLTAANFGSVEKVYIKTLQDRVVSPGLQDRMIASGNVKTVYQLNTSHSAFLAKPDSVALLLTRTGQ from the coding sequence ATGCACAAACTTATCTTACTCTTACTTTCTGTAGCTACTGCTACTCTTATGTTCACATCCTGTTCAAAAAAGAATGATGACGTGAAACCCGTTGCTAAAAATTATGTGTTGGTACACGGCGCATGGCAGGCTCCTTATGTATGGGATGCCGTAAAAGTCAGCCTGATTAATGAAGGCAACAATGTAACCGTTGTGGAACTGCCTGGCCACGGCAGCGATCAAACCGTTCCCTCAACCTTAACATTGACCAGTTACAGAGACAAAGTTATTAATGCCATGTCAGGAATAAACGGCAAAGTTATCCTGGTAGGTCATAGCTTAGGCGGTATGATCATTTCTGCCGTTGCCGAGCAGAATCCGTCAAAAATTGAAAAACTTGTCTATCTAGCAGCCTATCTTCCATCGTCCGGGCAATCCTTACTGTCTCTTGCGGGTACCGACGCCGGCTCAGCACTGGGTGACTCCGTTAATCATGTTGCTATACTTAGCCAAAATGCGAACGGAACCCTTGATGTGTTACATGACCAGATTACGAACGTCTTTATCCAGGATGGTTCTGCTCAGGTACAAACTCTTGTTCTACAAAATTATCGCCCTGAACCAGCCATTCCATTTACCAATCCGGTGACATTAACTGCGGCTAATTTCGGCTCTGTTGAGAAGGTTTATATTAAAACCTTACAGGATCGTGTGGTTTCTCCGGGTCTGCAAGACAGAATGATCGCATCTGGAAACGTAAAAACAGTCTATCAATTAAACACCAGCCACTCGGCATTCTTAGCAAAACCAGATTCGGTAGCCCTATTGTTAACTAGAACAGGACAATAA
- a CDS encoding alpha/beta fold hydrolase, which translates to MKTAIIAMAMSVLGFSAQAQQTTRKNAKTVVLVHGAWSDASAWDAVAPLLKAQGDEVITVNLAGHGKDTTSFAGITLQTYVDQVKAAIGTRTNVVLVGHSFAGLVISQVAEEIPSQIKKLIYLAAALPHDGDSLLGLAKGDPASHIGKFLTVDKEHGAAIIAKEGVADIFAADAPQQVQEYIAATIKAEPLVPLATPVQLTDKNFGSIRKVYIHTENDHAISYPAQQYMVKNSKVDNVYTLQSSHTPFISMPDKLAAILIAESK; encoded by the coding sequence ATGAAAACAGCAATAATAGCAATGGCAATGAGTGTACTAGGGTTTTCGGCTCAGGCCCAACAAACAACCCGTAAAAATGCTAAAACGGTCGTACTGGTTCACGGCGCCTGGTCAGATGCCTCGGCGTGGGATGCAGTAGCCCCTTTGTTAAAGGCCCAGGGCGACGAGGTGATCACGGTTAACCTGGCAGGCCACGGAAAAGATACCACTTCATTTGCTGGTATCACCCTGCAAACGTATGTTGACCAGGTAAAAGCAGCTATCGGCACCCGCACCAATGTAGTTTTGGTAGGCCATAGTTTTGCTGGACTGGTCATCAGCCAGGTGGCCGAAGAAATCCCTTCACAAATCAAAAAACTGATCTATCTGGCAGCAGCCCTTCCGCATGACGGCGACAGCCTTTTAGGCCTTGCAAAAGGGGATCCGGCATCGCATATAGGCAAGTTTCTGACCGTCGATAAGGAGCATGGTGCGGCAATCATTGCGAAAGAAGGGGTAGCGGATATTTTCGCGGCCGATGCCCCTCAGCAGGTTCAGGAATATATTGCCGCTACTATTAAAGCCGAACCCCTGGTACCTCTCGCTACCCCGGTACAGCTGACTGACAAGAATTTTGGCAGCATCAGGAAGGTGTATATCCACACTGAGAATGACCATGCGATCAGTTATCCTGCCCAACAATACATGGTGAAAAACAGCAAAGTTGATAACGTGTATACGCTGCAAAGCAGCCATACACCATTCATTTCTATGCCGGATAAACTGGCCGCCATACTGATTGCCGAAAGCAAGTAG
- a CDS encoding cellulose synthase family protein, giving the protein MEILVLLLYGLALMLLFFYNCGQLSLILIYLRSKRKRLLTAKPASVILPVDLPRVTVQLPVYNELYVVDRLIDAVVQLNYPKDKLDIQILDDSTDETVWLIARKVATYQQLGFDIQHIQRPDRTGFKAGALAYGLNVAKGEFIAIFDADFVPDPEFLIKAIPHFTDPQVAIVQTRWGHLNEEFSLLTQLQAFGLNAHFTIEQSGRHTAGLLANFNGTGGIWRKEAITDAGGWQSDTLTEDLDLSYRAQLKGWKFVYREDINSPAELPVAMNALKSQQYRWMKGAAECARKLIGRVLRTPNLSLTIKLHALFHLFSSASFILVLILGVMSVPLLYIRSQHPEWEWAFRVINLFQANLFILIAFYGIPLWFLKSNSKAKLLWYFPMYSSLMMGLSLHNTIAVIEGYLGRRTPFIRTPKFNVKTGSDQWSANKYVSHQLNWMTMIEGLFAAYFLGGLVLAIYLQDYRLFFLHLMFMVGFGMVSMYSLYQANYRLTVQQRVNVVKVAG; this is encoded by the coding sequence ATGGAAATCCTAGTCCTACTTTTATATGGACTGGCCCTGATGCTGCTATTTTTTTATAACTGTGGTCAGTTAAGCCTTATTCTCATTTACCTGCGATCAAAGCGAAAGCGTCTGCTGACGGCTAAACCTGCCTCCGTCATTTTGCCCGTTGACTTACCCCGTGTAACCGTTCAATTGCCTGTTTACAACGAGCTTTACGTAGTCGATCGGCTCATCGACGCGGTGGTGCAACTCAACTATCCTAAAGACAAACTTGACATTCAGATCCTGGATGATTCTACGGATGAAACCGTGTGGCTAATTGCCCGTAAGGTTGCCACCTATCAACAACTGGGCTTCGATATTCAACACATTCAACGGCCCGATCGAACCGGCTTCAAGGCGGGCGCATTGGCATACGGGTTGAATGTGGCCAAAGGAGAGTTTATCGCCATTTTCGACGCTGATTTTGTCCCAGACCCGGAGTTTCTGATCAAGGCCATTCCGCACTTTACTGATCCACAGGTGGCTATTGTCCAAACCCGATGGGGACATCTTAACGAAGAGTTTTCCTTATTGACTCAATTACAGGCATTTGGCCTCAATGCCCACTTTACTATTGAACAGAGTGGTCGTCATACGGCTGGCTTATTGGCTAATTTTAATGGCACAGGTGGTATTTGGCGTAAAGAAGCCATCACCGATGCTGGCGGTTGGCAAAGTGATACGTTAACAGAGGATTTAGACTTGAGTTACCGGGCTCAACTGAAGGGCTGGAAATTTGTGTATCGGGAAGATATTAATTCCCCCGCCGAATTACCGGTCGCGATGAATGCCTTAAAATCGCAGCAATATCGCTGGATGAAAGGTGCCGCTGAATGCGCCAGAAAACTAATTGGTCGGGTACTTCGAACACCTAACCTATCATTGACGATAAAGCTTCATGCGCTGTTTCACCTCTTCAGTAGTGCTTCGTTCATTTTAGTGTTAATTCTGGGTGTGATGAGTGTACCGCTACTTTATATCCGTAGCCAGCATCCGGAATGGGAGTGGGCTTTTCGGGTCATAAATCTATTTCAAGCCAATTTATTCATTCTCATTGCGTTCTATGGCATCCCGTTGTGGTTTTTAAAGTCAAATTCTAAGGCGAAACTACTTTGGTATTTTCCGATGTATTCTTCCCTGATGATGGGATTATCCTTACATAACACAATTGCCGTAATCGAGGGGTACTTAGGCCGAAGGACGCCATTTATACGTACGCCGAAGTTCAATGTTAAAACGGGTTCGGATCAGTGGAGTGCGAATAAATACGTAAGTCATCAGCTCAACTGGATGACGATGATTGAAGGACTTTTCGCAGCCTATTTCTTAGGTGGGCTCGTGCTGGCCATCTATCTGCAGGATTATCGCCTGTTTTTTCTCCACCTCATGTTTATGGTTGGCTTTGGGATGGTTTCTATGTACTCACTGTACCAGGCCAATTATAGGCTTACAGTACAACAACGAGTCAATGTTGTTAAGGTGGCGGGATAA
- a CDS encoding manganese catalase family protein, whose amino-acid sequence MILKMDRLPIELPMPKNPSANDAAALQELLGGKFGEMSTLMNYTFQSFNFRGRKKIRPFYDVIASIAGEEYGHIEVVSYAINLLLTGVTKRGVDPVKAPLADATDFRNTYHTMASGQASLPMDSMGNFWTGQNVFSSGNLKLDLLHNFFLECGARANKLKAYEMVTDPTARTMVGYLLVRGGLHVVAYAKALEKLTGVEVTKLLPIPNLSNNAFPEARKFMDQKLHLSLYTFSQEDYKQAGLIWNGPHPDDGQECFVVEGGMPGYPVPDLEEEPQLNAPGAEDFDPQMFADMAKKMGLKYEY is encoded by the coding sequence ATGATTTTAAAAATGGACCGGCTCCCGATTGAGTTGCCGATGCCGAAGAACCCTTCGGCCAACGATGCTGCTGCTCTTCAGGAATTGTTGGGTGGTAAGTTCGGCGAAATGTCGACCCTGATGAATTATACCTTTCAATCGTTCAATTTTCGGGGACGCAAGAAAATACGCCCGTTTTATGATGTGATCGCCAGTATCGCTGGTGAAGAATATGGCCATATAGAAGTGGTCTCCTATGCCATTAATCTGCTCCTGACCGGGGTAACCAAACGGGGTGTCGATCCTGTAAAAGCTCCCCTGGCAGATGCCACAGATTTCCGAAATACGTACCATACGATGGCCAGCGGACAAGCGTCGTTACCGATGGATTCGATGGGTAATTTCTGGACGGGTCAGAATGTATTTAGCAGTGGTAATTTGAAACTGGATCTACTGCATAATTTCTTTCTGGAATGTGGTGCCCGCGCCAATAAGTTAAAGGCGTACGAAATGGTAACCGACCCCACGGCCCGGACGATGGTCGGCTATTTGCTGGTACGTGGAGGATTGCATGTGGTGGCCTATGCCAAAGCCCTGGAAAAACTCACGGGCGTGGAAGTCACGAAACTCCTGCCGATTCCAAACCTGAGCAATAATGCCTTTCCGGAAGCCCGGAAATTTATGGATCAGAAACTTCATTTGTCCTTATACACCTTCAGCCAGGAAGATTATAAGCAGGCGGGCCTGATTTGGAATGGTCCACACCCCGATGATGGCCAGGAATGTTTCGTCGTGGAAGGCGGAATGCCCGGCTATCCCGTTCCTGATCTGGAGGAAGAGCCACAACTGAATGCGCCAGGCGCGGAGGATTTTGATCCCCAGATGTTTGCCGATATGGCCAAGAAAATGGGACTTAAGTACGAATATTAA